In the genome of Candoia aspera isolate rCanAsp1 chromosome 1, rCanAsp1.hap2, whole genome shotgun sequence, one region contains:
- the SPATA24 gene encoding spermatogenesis-associated protein 24 isoform X1, which translates to MASPAAFQQLRELIEVQETLLDQLRRKIKIQEENSVNKEEYEAVVKKLEKEEKEHAETKNTLAITSERLEFALGEIDILLKQLEREKQAFENALSQVNSKVLKQSLQKDKLISKCTEIETHIQKQENILSCKENEIKELRHFINKQKQTLKKQASEFKIQKQQESYIANVLGKRLQKDFKKDLKSSAGLWMGKNQLHRYKDPLL; encoded by the exons ATGGCGTCGCCCGCGGCCTTCCAGCAGTTGAGAGAGCTGATCGAGGTCCAGGAGACTTTACTGGACCAACTGAGGCGAAAG ataaaaATACAGGAAGAGAACTCAGTAAACAAGGAGGAATATGAAGCTGTTGTGAAGAAACTAGAG aaggaagagaaagaacatGCAGAGACGAAAAATACCTTAGCTATAACATCTGAACGTCTGGAGTTCGCCCTAGGAGAGATTGATATTTTGTTGAAACAACTTGAGCGGGAGAAACAAGCATTTGAAAACGC GCTTTCTCAAGTAAACAGCAAAGTGCTAAAACAGTCACTTCAGAAGGACAAACTTATAAGCAAATGTACAG AAATTGAAACCCATATCCAAAAGCAGGAAAACATTCTAAGCTGCAAGGAAAATGAGATCAAGGAGTTGCGTCACTTCATCAACAAGCAGAAGCAAACCTTAAA GAAACAAGCATCTGAATTCAAGATTCAGAAACAGCAAGAAAGTTACATAGCAAATGTGCTTGGAAAAAGGCTCCAGAAAGATTTTAA AAAAGACTTGAAAAGTTCTGCTGGACTGTGGATGGGAAAGAATCAGCTCCACAGATATAAAGATCCATTATTATGA
- the SPATA24 gene encoding spermatogenesis-associated protein 24 isoform X2 gives MASPAAFQQLRELIEVQETLLDQLRRKIKIQEENSVNKEEYEAVVKKLEKEEKEHAETKNTLAITSERLEFALGEIDILLKQLEREKQAFENALSQVNSKVLKQSLQKDKLISKCTEIETHIQKQENILSCKENEIKELRHFINKQKQTLKKQASEFKIQKQQESYIANVLGKRLQKDFKL, from the exons ATGGCGTCGCCCGCGGCCTTCCAGCAGTTGAGAGAGCTGATCGAGGTCCAGGAGACTTTACTGGACCAACTGAGGCGAAAG ataaaaATACAGGAAGAGAACTCAGTAAACAAGGAGGAATATGAAGCTGTTGTGAAGAAACTAGAG aaggaagagaaagaacatGCAGAGACGAAAAATACCTTAGCTATAACATCTGAACGTCTGGAGTTCGCCCTAGGAGAGATTGATATTTTGTTGAAACAACTTGAGCGGGAGAAACAAGCATTTGAAAACGC GCTTTCTCAAGTAAACAGCAAAGTGCTAAAACAGTCACTTCAGAAGGACAAACTTATAAGCAAATGTACAG AAATTGAAACCCATATCCAAAAGCAGGAAAACATTCTAAGCTGCAAGGAAAATGAGATCAAGGAGTTGCGTCACTTCATCAACAAGCAGAAGCAAACCTTAAA GAAACAAGCATCTGAATTCAAGATTCAGAAACAGCAAGAAAGTTACATAGCAAATGTGCTTGGAAAAAGGCTCCAGAAAGATTTTAA aCTTTAA